Proteins from a single region of Oncorhynchus keta strain PuntledgeMale-10-30-2019 chromosome 20, Oket_V2, whole genome shotgun sequence:
- the susd5 gene encoding sushi domain-containing protein 5 isoform X2, with protein MECSFSPCTRGWLDGGSVGTTVCSNLGSALKAVDVKIENTTEDNTHLDVFCVKDKGVPCGDPPAFPNTHLQGHTGFEMGDELLYSCLPGHVLPSGHSAFSLLCDSCGEWYGLVQLCVRDKTEAHIDYEDKFTDDDHHLSYDTPTEAEDTHEEPVEEEVQEETAYVNVEVTGEEGRRDQEQQEASFSMTEVEEQDVETGGEEEVQGGEELSVGEEEEQEENVGEGLVTGRKEEELEDSTNHPVDEEKQEEGQEEGMGMSEATEAPVSLLSQKHLFWFPSEAFQEAGHVEPTHSPVTQDTPPEGDNRVRASGSESEESKEDNSQPEETKDHDSHEGQFQQPIDHNDHDDHEDDVEHEHIDREYDHDDRTDPDHDESSEQVFDGEDHAVEHLDHDDPDTHDGHEHDNHESNDGEEAHREDQGEHREDDHEKGGAYDNRHDEHYNMGEHEEDDRIQYHSQGEHDDHEDHDHDDVTDHHDDDDHDHSDPSDHHDDHEDQDHVHDHDHLDDHEDQDHDHNDQDDHGHDDHDHDDHEDGHVVPPIGMTTGEPQNVTQEVAGGEPTASTDETWLDGYPVSQEETDTDKVGGGSTEEGVEPEVRSEEEEGLVVVGVTDRPNEVEMSRPVPFTGVPQVPLSPTQEADPVEQDQDQVGGLSPKASPDSPLSPEATSSDSYSADYTTPSLTSSLDGVTPRNAARPSPTDSWETTDHVHPFLEHGPAPTAWTDDVIDEEERGAEHNLTRHSGEREGEEGEKEGKTGEAGCTGGEEDCPPPPPPSSGRGPTVAAIVIAVCTVALAAAVGAWCYRQKQQKSSMYEMNGKGQSHSRHGQQIEMQQKV; from the exons GACTACAGTGTGTAGTAACTTGGGCAGTGCTCTGAAGGCAGTGGATGTGAAGATAGAGAACACTACAGAGGACAACACACACCTGGATGTCTTCTGTGTCAAAGACAAGG GTGTTCCATGTGGAGACCCCCCTGCATTCCCCAACACGCATCTCCAGGGCCACACCGGGTTTGAGATGGGGGACGAGCTGCTGTACTCCTGTCTACCTGGTCATGTGTTGCCCAGCGGCCACTCAGCCTTCAGCCTGCTGTGTGACAGCTGTGGAGAGTGGTACGGACTGGTACAGCTCTGTGTAAgag ACAAGACAGAGGCCCACATTGACTATGAAGATAAGTTCACTGATGACGATCACCACCTCTCCTACGACACCCCTACTGAGGCGGAGGACACACATGAGGAACCGGTAGAAGAGGAGGTGCAAGAGGAGACAGCATATGTAAATGTGGAGGTCACAGGAGAAGAGGGGCGCAGGGATCAGGAGCAGCAGGAGGCCAGCTTCAGCATGACGGAAGTAGAGGAGCAGGATgtggagacggggggagaggaggaagtgcagggaggagaggagctgtctgtgggagaggaggaggagcaggaggagaacgTGGGGGAAGGACTGGTGACTGGAAGAAAGGAGGAGGAGCTGGAAGACTCGACAAACCATCCCGTCGATGAAGAGAAGCAGGAggaggggcaggaggaggggatgggcATGTCGGAGGCGACTGAGGCGCCCGTCTCCCTGCTTTCCCAGAAGCACCTGTTCTGGTTCCCCTCAGAGGCCTTCCAGGAGGCGGGACATGTGGAACCCACTCACTCGCCAGTCACACAGGACACACCCCCTGAGGGAGACAACCGTGTCAGGGCCTCCGGCAGCGAATCAGAGGAGAGCAAGGAAGACAACAGCCAACCAGAGGAGACAAAAGATCATGACAGCCATGAGGGTCAATTCCAACAACCAATTGACCACAATGACCATGATGACCACGAAGATGATGTTGAACATGAACATATTGACCGTGAATATGATCACGACGATCGAACAGATCCTGACCACGATGAAAGTTCTGAACAAGTTTTTGATGGTGAAGACCATGCCGTTGAACACCTTGACCACGATGATCCTGACACCCATGATGGCCATGAACATGACAACCATGAAAGCAATGATGGTGAAGAGGCCCACCGTGAGGACCAAGGAGAACACAGGGAGGATGACCATGAGAAGGGGGGTGCGTATGATAACAGACACGACGAGCATTACAACATGGGTGAACACGAGGAGGATGACCGCATTCAATATCACAGCCAGGGTGAACATGATGATCATGAAGACCATGACCACGATGATGTAACGGATCACCATGACGATGATGATCATGACCACTCAGATCCTAGCGATCACCACGATGACCATGAAGACCAAGACCATGTCCACGACCATGATCACCTTGATGACCATGAAGACCAAGACCATGACCATAACGATCAAGATGATCATGGCCATGATGACCATGACCACGACGACCATGAAGATGGCCATGTAGTCCCTCCCATTGGAATGACAACAGGCGAGCCTCAGAATGTAACCCAGGAGGTGGCGGGAGGAGAACCCACAGCCAGCACAGACGAGACCTGGTTGGACGGCTACCCTGTCAGTCAGGAGGAGACTGACACTGATAAAGTGGGAGGCGGCTCCACAGAGGAAGGGGTGGAGCCTGAGGTGCGatcggaggaagaggagggtctTGTGGTTGTCGGGGTGACGGACCGGCCCAATGAGGTGGAGATGAGTCGTCCCGTCCCATTCACGGGCGTCCCTCAGGTCCCCCTGTCCCCCACGCAGGAGGCGGACCCTGTAGAGCAGGATCAGGACCAGGTGGGAGGACTCAGCCCTAAAGCCTCACCCGACTCACCCCTCTCCCCTGAGGCCACATCCTCAGATTCCTATTCAGCCGACTACACCACGCCCTCTCTGACATCGTCACTGGACGGCGTCACTCCCAGAAACGCAGCCAGGCCTTCTCCCACAGACTCCTGGGAAACCACGGATCATGTGCACCCCTTCCTGGAGCACGGCCCCGCCCCCACGGCGTGGACTGATGATGTCATTGACGAGGAGGAACGTGGAGCCGAGCACAACCTGACTCGACACagcggggagagggagggggaggaaggggagaaggaAGGCAAGACAGGAGAGGCAGGGTGTACCGGAGGTGAGGAGGActgccctcctccccctcctccctcctccggCAGGGGGCCCACGGTGGCGGCCATTGTCATTGCTGTGTGCACGGTTGCCCTGGCAGCCGCCGTCGGTGCGTGGTGTTACCGACAAAAACAGCAGAAGAGCTCGATGTACGAGATGAACGGGAAGGGTCAGAGTCACAGCAGACATGGACAACAGATAGAGATGCAACAGaaggtctaa
- the susd5 gene encoding sushi domain-containing protein 5 isoform X1, producing MMARRIDRNLVSLSMFGYLVWQTVVSVVHADGRVFLLDQRNTSDSGGLAEAEHACASHDARLASAEELRHAVMECSFSPCTRGWLDGGSVGTTVCSNLGSALKAVDVKIENTTEDNTHLDVFCVKDKGVPCGDPPAFPNTHLQGHTGFEMGDELLYSCLPGHVLPSGHSAFSLLCDSCGEWYGLVQLCVRDKTEAHIDYEDKFTDDDHHLSYDTPTEAEDTHEEPVEEEVQEETAYVNVEVTGEEGRRDQEQQEASFSMTEVEEQDVETGGEEEVQGGEELSVGEEEEQEENVGEGLVTGRKEEELEDSTNHPVDEEKQEEGQEEGMGMSEATEAPVSLLSQKHLFWFPSEAFQEAGHVEPTHSPVTQDTPPEGDNRVRASGSESEESKEDNSQPEETKDHDSHEGQFQQPIDHNDHDDHEDDVEHEHIDREYDHDDRTDPDHDESSEQVFDGEDHAVEHLDHDDPDTHDGHEHDNHESNDGEEAHREDQGEHREDDHEKGGAYDNRHDEHYNMGEHEEDDRIQYHSQGEHDDHEDHDHDDVTDHHDDDDHDHSDPSDHHDDHEDQDHVHDHDHLDDHEDQDHDHNDQDDHGHDDHDHDDHEDGHVVPPIGMTTGEPQNVTQEVAGGEPTASTDETWLDGYPVSQEETDTDKVGGGSTEEGVEPEVRSEEEEGLVVVGVTDRPNEVEMSRPVPFTGVPQVPLSPTQEADPVEQDQDQVGGLSPKASPDSPLSPEATSSDSYSADYTTPSLTSSLDGVTPRNAARPSPTDSWETTDHVHPFLEHGPAPTAWTDDVIDEEERGAEHNLTRHSGEREGEEGEKEGKTGEAGCTGGEEDCPPPPPPSSGRGPTVAAIVIAVCTVALAAAVGAWCYRQKQQKSSMYEMNGKGQSHSRHGQQIEMQQKV from the exons GACTACAGTGTGTAGTAACTTGGGCAGTGCTCTGAAGGCAGTGGATGTGAAGATAGAGAACACTACAGAGGACAACACACACCTGGATGTCTTCTGTGTCAAAGACAAGG GTGTTCCATGTGGAGACCCCCCTGCATTCCCCAACACGCATCTCCAGGGCCACACCGGGTTTGAGATGGGGGACGAGCTGCTGTACTCCTGTCTACCTGGTCATGTGTTGCCCAGCGGCCACTCAGCCTTCAGCCTGCTGTGTGACAGCTGTGGAGAGTGGTACGGACTGGTACAGCTCTGTGTAAgag ACAAGACAGAGGCCCACATTGACTATGAAGATAAGTTCACTGATGACGATCACCACCTCTCCTACGACACCCCTACTGAGGCGGAGGACACACATGAGGAACCGGTAGAAGAGGAGGTGCAAGAGGAGACAGCATATGTAAATGTGGAGGTCACAGGAGAAGAGGGGCGCAGGGATCAGGAGCAGCAGGAGGCCAGCTTCAGCATGACGGAAGTAGAGGAGCAGGATgtggagacggggggagaggaggaagtgcagggaggagaggagctgtctgtgggagaggaggaggagcaggaggagaacgTGGGGGAAGGACTGGTGACTGGAAGAAAGGAGGAGGAGCTGGAAGACTCGACAAACCATCCCGTCGATGAAGAGAAGCAGGAggaggggcaggaggaggggatgggcATGTCGGAGGCGACTGAGGCGCCCGTCTCCCTGCTTTCCCAGAAGCACCTGTTCTGGTTCCCCTCAGAGGCCTTCCAGGAGGCGGGACATGTGGAACCCACTCACTCGCCAGTCACACAGGACACACCCCCTGAGGGAGACAACCGTGTCAGGGCCTCCGGCAGCGAATCAGAGGAGAGCAAGGAAGACAACAGCCAACCAGAGGAGACAAAAGATCATGACAGCCATGAGGGTCAATTCCAACAACCAATTGACCACAATGACCATGATGACCACGAAGATGATGTTGAACATGAACATATTGACCGTGAATATGATCACGACGATCGAACAGATCCTGACCACGATGAAAGTTCTGAACAAGTTTTTGATGGTGAAGACCATGCCGTTGAACACCTTGACCACGATGATCCTGACACCCATGATGGCCATGAACATGACAACCATGAAAGCAATGATGGTGAAGAGGCCCACCGTGAGGACCAAGGAGAACACAGGGAGGATGACCATGAGAAGGGGGGTGCGTATGATAACAGACACGACGAGCATTACAACATGGGTGAACACGAGGAGGATGACCGCATTCAATATCACAGCCAGGGTGAACATGATGATCATGAAGACCATGACCACGATGATGTAACGGATCACCATGACGATGATGATCATGACCACTCAGATCCTAGCGATCACCACGATGACCATGAAGACCAAGACCATGTCCACGACCATGATCACCTTGATGACCATGAAGACCAAGACCATGACCATAACGATCAAGATGATCATGGCCATGATGACCATGACCACGACGACCATGAAGATGGCCATGTAGTCCCTCCCATTGGAATGACAACAGGCGAGCCTCAGAATGTAACCCAGGAGGTGGCGGGAGGAGAACCCACAGCCAGCACAGACGAGACCTGGTTGGACGGCTACCCTGTCAGTCAGGAGGAGACTGACACTGATAAAGTGGGAGGCGGCTCCACAGAGGAAGGGGTGGAGCCTGAGGTGCGatcggaggaagaggagggtctTGTGGTTGTCGGGGTGACGGACCGGCCCAATGAGGTGGAGATGAGTCGTCCCGTCCCATTCACGGGCGTCCCTCAGGTCCCCCTGTCCCCCACGCAGGAGGCGGACCCTGTAGAGCAGGATCAGGACCAGGTGGGAGGACTCAGCCCTAAAGCCTCACCCGACTCACCCCTCTCCCCTGAGGCCACATCCTCAGATTCCTATTCAGCCGACTACACCACGCCCTCTCTGACATCGTCACTGGACGGCGTCACTCCCAGAAACGCAGCCAGGCCTTCTCCCACAGACTCCTGGGAAACCACGGATCATGTGCACCCCTTCCTGGAGCACGGCCCCGCCCCCACGGCGTGGACTGATGATGTCATTGACGAGGAGGAACGTGGAGCCGAGCACAACCTGACTCGACACagcggggagagggagggggaggaaggggagaaggaAGGCAAGACAGGAGAGGCAGGGTGTACCGGAGGTGAGGAGGActgccctcctccccctcctccctcctccggCAGGGGGCCCACGGTGGCGGCCATTGTCATTGCTGTGTGCACGGTTGCCCTGGCAGCCGCCGTCGGTGCGTGGTGTTACCGACAAAAACAGCAGAAGAGCTCGATGTACGAGATGAACGGGAAGGGTCAGAGTCACAGCAGACATGGACAACAGATAGAGATGCAACAGaaggtctaa